Proteins from one Desulfonema limicola genomic window:
- a CDS encoding thiolase C-terminal domain-containing protein, whose translation MRDVYIIGTGIHPWMGFSEQVFADFAAVAVDSALKDANIEWKRIQAIMAGIFIYGGNAGHLSGQYLESIFGETGIPVVNVYNACATGSASIRMAYNSIAAGETDTALAFGADVSPKGFLTAKSDNAVQDRDVIRWKMGGLPNPIYWALECRKRMEKYGTTEEDLALVKVLMSEYGSKNPDARFKKVYSLEEVLNSVYVCDPLRLYEICPVSTGAAAVIVTADKELISKADKPVKINATTMGSAIYGDPTIRISALSCPAVPEAPMLSESYSASRQAYEKSGIGPEDIDVLELPDNSSWHYLVYLETCGFCKEGEADKMLRDGETKITGKLPVNPSGGFSSHGEALSAQALWQVIECANQLRGRCGERQVKNPKTAMAQTYGLMGNSGTTIMTI comes from the coding sequence CTGGATGGGTTTTTCTGAGCAGGTATTTGCTGACTTCGCTGCTGTGGCTGTTGACAGCGCCCTGAAAGATGCAAATATAGAATGGAAAAGGATCCAGGCAATCATGGCCGGGATTTTTATTTACGGCGGCAATGCAGGCCACCTTTCAGGCCAGTACCTGGAAAGCATTTTTGGTGAAACCGGTATTCCTGTTGTAAATGTTTACAACGCCTGTGCTACCGGCTCTGCCTCTATCAGGATGGCATACAACAGTATTGCTGCCGGCGAGACCGATACAGCCCTGGCTTTTGGTGCAGACGTATCCCCAAAAGGATTCCTGACTGCCAAATCAGACAACGCTGTCCAGGACAGGGACGTAATCAGGTGGAAAATGGGCGGTCTGCCCAACCCTATTTACTGGGCTTTAGAATGCAGGAAAAGAATGGAAAAATACGGCACCACAGAAGAAGACCTGGCACTGGTTAAGGTTCTGATGAGCGAGTATGGTTCCAAGAATCCTGATGCACGCTTTAAAAAGGTTTACAGCCTTGAAGAAGTATTAAACTCTGTTTATGTCTGCGATCCCCTGAGACTGTACGAAATCTGCCCGGTCAGCACCGGCGCTGCGGCTGTTATAGTTACAGCAGACAAGGAATTGATAAGCAAAGCCGACAAACCGGTAAAGATTAACGCGACTACCATGGGAAGCGCCATATACGGGGATCCGACCATCCGAATTTCTGCCCTGTCATGCCCGGCTGTTCCCGAAGCCCCAATGCTGAGTGAAAGCTACTCGGCTTCCCGCCAGGCATATGAAAAATCCGGCATAGGCCCAGAAGATATTGATGTGCTTGAACTGCCGGACAACAGTTCCTGGCATTACCTGGTTTACCTGGAAACATGCGGGTTCTGTAAAGAAGGAGAAGCAGACAAAATGCTGCGGGACGGCGAGACAAAAATCACAGGAAAACTGCCCGTAAACCCAAGCGGCGGTTTTTCTTCACACGGCGAGGCTCTTTCAGCCCAGGCTCTCTGGCAGGTAATTGAATGCGCAAATCAGCTAAGAGGAAGATGCGGCGAAAGACAGGTAAAAAATCCAAAGACTGCCATGGCACAGACTTATGGATTGATGGGCAACAGCGGAACAACAATAATGACAATCTAA
- a CDS encoding hemolysin family protein, which produces MKLLLKKSNWILVIGLTLFVAAGDYVFAAKGLYEKDINDVNIDLVMLIVYILLALVFSFLCSIAEAVILSITPSYTEGQKEKRPKLAAMLKKMKQDNIDQSLAAILTLNTIAHTVGAIGAGAKATIVFGNTWFGLFSAMMTIMILFLSEIIPKTIGAVYWTKLVVPTVIYVKILIVVLYPIVWISEKLTQFISHGKDMHIFSRDEFIAMTSVGVETGQIRIKESKIIQNLFRFESLKVADIMTPRTVISAFPEDMKISDSLKQVTHTPFSRLPIYTNHIDDITGFVLKDDVLIFTAQKRGDEKLKALKRNILAVLKSVSLTSLLERFLKDRQHIAIVVNEYGGTDGLVTLEDLIETLMGMEIMDETDDVEDMRSLARKQWMERAKSMGIEADISEQIKDKPVNPDNPKNQPVNPDIFEKINR; this is translated from the coding sequence ATGAAATTATTATTAAAAAAATCAAACTGGATTCTGGTTATTGGATTAACACTGTTTGTGGCTGCCGGGGATTATGTTTTTGCCGCAAAAGGCCTGTATGAAAAAGATATTAATGATGTAAACATTGATCTTGTAATGCTGATAGTCTATATACTGCTGGCATTGGTCTTTTCATTTCTATGTTCAATAGCAGAAGCGGTAATTCTAAGCATTACGCCTTCATATACTGAAGGCCAGAAAGAAAAGCGGCCTAAGCTTGCAGCAATGTTAAAAAAAATGAAACAGGATAATATAGATCAATCCCTTGCAGCTATTTTAACACTAAATACTATTGCACATACAGTTGGTGCAATTGGTGCTGGAGCCAAAGCAACAATTGTATTTGGAAACACCTGGTTTGGATTGTTCTCAGCAATGATGACCATTATGATTCTTTTTCTCTCTGAAATCATTCCTAAAACCATAGGTGCAGTTTACTGGACAAAACTAGTAGTACCAACTGTAATTTATGTTAAAATCCTGATCGTGGTTCTTTATCCAATCGTATGGATATCGGAAAAACTGACACAATTTATTTCCCATGGCAAGGATATGCACATTTTCAGCAGGGATGAATTCATTGCCATGACATCGGTAGGTGTAGAAACAGGACAAATCCGCATTAAAGAATCAAAAATTATCCAGAATTTATTTCGATTTGAATCCCTGAAAGTAGCTGACATTATGACGCCGCGTACTGTAATCTCGGCATTTCCCGAGGACATGAAGATCAGTGATTCATTAAAACAGGTAACCCATACCCCGTTTTCACGGCTGCCCATATACACAAACCATATTGATGACATAACAGGTTTTGTGCTTAAAGATGATGTTTTGATTTTCACAGCACAAAAACGAGGCGATGAAAAACTCAAAGCATTAAAACGCAATATACTTGCAGTTCTGAAATCAGTATCTTTGACATCCCTGCTGGAACGCTTTCTAAAGGACCGTCAGCATATTGCAATAGTTGTTAATGAATATGGAGGCACAGACGGACTGGTAACCCTTGAAGATTTAATTGAAACCCTTATGGGCATGGAGATCATGGATGAAACAGATGATGTTGAAGATATGCGCTCCCTGGCAAGAAAACAATGGATGGAACGTGCCAAATCCATGGGCATTGAAGCTGATATCTCGGAGCAGATAAAAGATAAACCTGTAAATCCGGATAATCCCAAAAACCAGCCTGTTAATCCAGATATTTTTGAAAAAATAAATAGATAA
- a CDS encoding ABC transporter permease yields MLLRRVYQFFIIFCLGLGILLLIKYIFNLSDYVIPGLADIWQVFASEYKRYFFDVINTLSVAVIGQIASICLALFVGIIGRQATWFGSFVKVAAYNIQAYPIVAIAPIIFILLGDGFISRLLIAAMICYFPLLLTIIGIMSEPIYDIEHFYRVTGKMRWQLEVKIRAFENMSKLTTVISGSATLAMAGTIVAEFIAANAGIGYSIRIALYQSDLSKVLAALFLIGVTLSVYQGFLEWTGGLIKNKWTGV; encoded by the coding sequence ATGCTGCTTAGAAGAGTTTACCAGTTTTTCATTATTTTTTGTCTTGGTCTGGGTATTCTTCTTTTAATAAAATATATTTTTAATCTTTCAGACTATGTAATACCAGGGCTTGCTGACATATGGCAGGTATTTGCCAGTGAATATAAACGATATTTTTTTGACGTAATCAATACCCTTTCAGTGGCAGTTATCGGCCAGATTGCCTCAATCTGCCTGGCTCTTTTTGTGGGCATAATCGGCAGGCAGGCCACCTGGTTCGGCTCTTTTGTCAAGGTTGCAGCATATAATATCCAGGCGTATCCAATAGTTGCCATTGCACCAATTATTTTTATCCTGCTGGGAGACGGGTTTATATCAAGACTGCTCATTGCAGCCATGATTTGTTATTTTCCCCTGCTCCTGACAATAATAGGAATCATGTCAGAGCCGATTTACGATATTGAGCATTTTTACAGGGTAACAGGTAAAATGCGCTGGCAGCTTGAGGTTAAAATCCGTGCTTTTGAAAACATGAGCAAGCTTACTACTGTTATTTCAGGAAGCGCAACCCTGGCAATGGCAGGAACAATTGTAGCCGAGTTTATAGCTGCAAATGCAGGAATAGGATACAGCATCCGCATAGCCCTGTATCAAAGCGATCTTTCAAAGGTTCTGGCTGCTCTTTTCTTGATTGGTGTTACTTTGTCTGTTTATCAGGGATTTTTGGAATGGACAGGAGGACTTATTAAAAATAAATGGACCGGAGTTTGA
- a CDS encoding ATP-binding cassette domain-containing protein — MILESCNISYKYPGTDNFVFQDLSLRLAKPGFNALFGPSGVGKTSFAKIISGNIKDFSGELKFENIKNIAYTYNLERLPGWSAIAAHLDKITPDEKQDIKQELVSIFGLEECMDHRFSQLSLGQKNRINLIRYLVQDFDLLILDESLANVDELTRENIILRIKDMFPHTCFLYISHNVVEVSKLCRQIFVLRGINKTPQLKIVQGLDLKTGEKLERSKLDITMLEIMNAA; from the coding sequence ATGATTCTTGAATCCTGTAATATAAGCTATAAATATCCTGGTACAGATAATTTTGTATTTCAAGACCTGTCATTAAGACTTGCAAAACCAGGGTTTAACGCCCTTTTCGGCCCTTCAGGAGTGGGAAAGACCTCTTTTGCAAAAATAATTTCAGGAAACATCAAAGATTTTTCCGGTGAATTGAAATTTGAAAACATAAAAAATATTGCCTATACATACAACCTTGAGCGTCTGCCCGGCTGGTCTGCCATTGCCGCCCATCTGGATAAGATAACCCCTGATGAAAAACAGGATATAAAACAAGAGCTTGTCAGTATTTTCGGGCTTGAGGAATGTATGGATCACCGTTTTTCCCAGCTTTCCCTGGGACAGAAAAACAGGATAAACCTGATCCGTTATCTTGTCCAGGATTTTGATCTGCTTATCTTAGATGAAAGCCTTGCTAATGTTGATGAACTGACAAGGGAAAATATTATTCTCAGGATCAAGGATATGTTTCCCCATACATGTTTTTTATATATCTCACATAATGTTGTCGAGGTTTCAAAATTATGCAGGCAAATCTTTGTTCTCAGGGGTATTAATAAAACTCCCCAATTAAAGATTGTTCAAGGACTGGATTTGAAAACAGGGGAAAAACTTGAGAGATCAAAACTTGATATAACCATGCTGGAGATAATGAATGCTGCTTAG
- a CDS encoding type II toxin-antitoxin system HicA family toxin: MTDMPAISFAELQKGVKKLGFRKVRQKGSHIRFVHQDGRRTTIPDHGSKDVPRGLLLKIIRYDLEMDISDFFQTLS; encoded by the coding sequence ATGACTGACATGCCGGCGATTTCTTTTGCTGAACTGCAAAAGGGAGTTAAGAAACTCGGGTTCAGAAAGGTTCGTCAAAAGGGTTCCCATATTCGTTTTGTTCATCAGGACGGTCGCAGGACAACAATCCCGGATCATGGGAGTAAAGATGTTCCCAGGGGGCTTTTGCTGAAAATTATCCGTTATGATCTTGAAATGGATATCTCAGATTTTTTTCAAACTCTTTCTTAA
- a CDS encoding type II toxin-antitoxin system HicB family antitoxin → MLKKHYPVIIEQDADGVFIVECPVFKGCRSYGHTINEALENIREAVDLCIEEKQVPDEISTTFIGVRDLEVVLP, encoded by the coding sequence ATGTTAAAAAAACATTATCCGGTTATTATCGAACAGGATGCAGACGGTGTTTTCATTGTAGAATGTCCTGTTTTCAAAGGATGCCGAAGTTACGGGCATACAATAAACGAGGCTTTGGAGAACATCAGGGAAGCTGTTGATCTTTGCATTGAAGAGAAACAGGTTCCTGATGAAATTTCCACAACTTTTATCGGTGTCCGGGATTTGGAGGTTGTCCTGCCATGA
- a CDS encoding beta-ketoacyl synthase N-terminal-like domain-containing protein, with protein sequence MKIGIKGIGLAGGFGCGISEFEQALDRDRSEAHTVSIETVKGKIEVPGLTADTSRLKDFINPKNLRRIDHYTQMALLACVLALEDAGLWKARPAKSMGIIMGTGYGSTCNTFDFQDLTTDNNICGFSPIQFSNSVHNAAAAHISAFLNEKGPNLSINQFDMSPCCAFMTAINWLAEERVENVLVGLCDDFSKIMACHQYFLSLNDNTWNIPVGEGSVFFLLTKDETSFCPYGYIKDAGTGSFDSMPENADYILNFDRLVNDRIRSVFSREIKKALENKNISSFEHIYGSMPVNMGFDIAAAGLSIKTGKGWKSLPGFNSGIREICCLKAGVSGEYGLICLSSN encoded by the coding sequence ATGAAGATCGGCATAAAAGGCATAGGGCTTGCCGGAGGGTTTGGGTGCGGGATTTCTGAGTTTGAACAGGCCCTTGACAGGGACAGGTCTGAGGCTCACACAGTTTCAATTGAGACTGTTAAAGGAAAAATAGAGGTTCCAGGATTAACGGCTGATACATCAAGATTAAAAGATTTTATTAACCCCAAAAATCTCCGCAGGATAGACCATTATACCCAAATGGCCCTGCTGGCCTGCGTGCTGGCTCTTGAAGATGCAGGGCTTTGGAAGGCTCGGCCCGCAAAATCTATGGGAATAATTATGGGAACTGGGTACGGTTCAACGTGCAATACCTTTGATTTCCAGGATTTAACCACAGACAACAATATCTGCGGATTTTCCCCGATCCAGTTTTCCAACTCGGTTCATAATGCTGCCGCTGCCCATATCTCAGCTTTTCTTAATGAAAAAGGCCCCAATCTTTCCATAAATCAGTTTGACATGTCTCCCTGCTGCGCATTTATGACAGCTATAAACTGGCTGGCAGAAGAAAGGGTTGAAAATGTACTTGTGGGGCTTTGTGATGATTTTTCCAAAATAATGGCATGTCATCAATATTTTTTGTCTTTAAATGATAATACCTGGAATATTCCTGTGGGTGAAGGCAGTGTTTTTTTCCTGCTGACAAAAGATGAAACCTCTTTTTGTCCCTATGGATATATTAAGGATGCAGGAACAGGAAGCTTTGACAGTATGCCTGAAAATGCTGATTATATTTTAAACTTTGACAGACTTGTTAATGACAGGATAAGATCAGTTTTTAGCCGTGAAATTAAAAAAGCTCTTGAAAATAAAAATATATCATCTTTTGAACATATTTACGGCAGTATGCCTGTGAACATGGGCTTTGACATTGCTGCTGCCGGTTTGAGCATTAAGACCGGAAAAGGATGGAAATCATTACCAGGCTTTAATTCAGGCATTAGGGAAATATGCTGCCTTAAAGCAGGGGTTTCTGGAGAATACGGGCTGATATGTCTAAGCTCCAATTAA
- a CDS encoding beta-ketoacyl-[acyl-carrier-protein] synthase family protein — translation MKILNRVGITGLGCVCAAGADLESCTKFMEKGERHPAPPLRFSSAISSVHPVFEVPDSFLISKKFKIPVKSRTILLALTALEQAFENAGIDSKILKNKRVGVCIGTNVAGSVSNKNIDQYEKKSEISWLTPAQRYLATNPALGIAREYDLSGPVQTIVTACSAGGDAIGLAASWIRQDICDIVITGGTDEMYEITYNGFISLMNCDDSPCRPFDAERKGMNLGEGAAVFILESENMINQRKIKPRAYVMGYGSASDAYHLTTPAPDGRGLRLAIDEALTGAGLSYQDIAFINAHGTGTPDNDRIESMLFHELFSGVPFLSTKGYTGHTLGGAGAVEAAFTIAGLEQKKIPKSAGFSKPDPELPANPVSRVTEIKGSTAMSQTLAFGGNNAVLILGIEKENL, via the coding sequence ATGAAAATCTTAAACCGTGTCGGGATAACAGGCCTGGGCTGCGTATGTGCTGCCGGGGCTGATCTTGAATCATGTACAAAATTTATGGAAAAAGGGGAACGCCATCCTGCGCCTCCTTTAAGGTTTTCCAGTGCAATATCCAGCGTTCATCCTGTTTTTGAAGTGCCTGATTCTTTTCTTATTTCAAAAAAATTTAAAATACCTGTTAAATCCAGAACAATCCTTCTTGCCCTCACAGCTTTGGAACAGGCTTTTGAAAATGCAGGTATAGACAGTAAAATTCTTAAAAATAAAAGAGTCGGGGTGTGCATTGGAACCAATGTTGCAGGCTCTGTCAGCAATAAGAACATAGACCAGTATGAAAAAAAATCTGAAATATCATGGCTTACACCTGCCCAGCGTTATCTTGCCACAAATCCGGCTCTTGGCATTGCCCGTGAATATGATCTTTCAGGCCCTGTTCAAACCATTGTAACAGCCTGCTCTGCCGGCGGTGATGCCATTGGGCTGGCTGCCTCATGGATCCGTCAGGATATCTGTGATATTGTTATTACAGGCGGAACAGACGAGATGTACGAGATTACATATAATGGTTTTATTTCCCTTATGAACTGCGATGATTCCCCGTGCAGGCCCTTTGATGCAGAGCGTAAAGGGATGAATCTTGGAGAAGGGGCAGCCGTGTTTATCCTGGAATCTGAAAACATGATTAATCAGCGTAAGATAAAACCCAGGGCTTATGTAATGGGCTACGGCTCTGCAAGTGATGCCTATCATCTTACAACACCGGCTCCTGACGGAAGGGGACTTCGCCTTGCCATAGATGAAGCCTTGACCGGGGCTGGTCTGTCTTATCAAGATATTGCATTTATAAATGCCCATGGAACAGGAACACCTGATAATGACAGGATTGAGTCAATGCTCTTTCACGAACTTTTTTCAGGAGTCCCTTTTCTTTCCACAAAAGGATATACAGGCCATACCCTGGGAGGAGCCGGGGCTGTTGAAGCTGCTTTTACCATTGCAGGGCTTGAGCAGAAAAAGATACCAAAAAGCGCTGGTTTTTCAAAACCTGACCCTGAACTGCCTGCAAATCCTGTTTCCCGGGTTACCGAGATAAAAGGCAGTACTGCCATGTCCCAGACCCTGGCATTTGGGGGAAACAATGCAGTTCTTATCCTGGGAATAGAAAAGGAAAATTTATGA
- a CDS encoding phosphopantetheine-binding protein produces MDLKQQIKEMIVRELNLVDVEPGDIGDDDPLFGEKFGLDSIDAVELVFQIKTHFGVEIRDMKEGRPALQSIKTLTEFIEKRMSS; encoded by the coding sequence ATGGATTTAAAACAGCAGATAAAAGAAATGATTGTCAGAGAGTTAAACCTGGTTGATGTTGAACCGGGAGATATTGGGGATGATGATCCCCTTTTTGGTGAAAAGTTTGGACTTGATTCAATTGATGCAGTTGAACTTGTCTTTCAGATAAAAACCCATTTTGGAGTAGAGATCAGGGATATGAAAGAAGGCAGACCCGCATTGCAGTCTATAAAAACCCTTACAGAATTTATTGAAAAAAGAATGTCCTCATGA
- a CDS encoding BtrH N-terminal domain-containing protein, with product MEIPFEHHQAAHCETGVLSNLLSHHGLKISEAMVFGIGSGLFFGYFPFIRLNSLPLSAFRIATGGIMKRVTKRLGVKLKWEKFRNPETAMAALDRKLEEQVPVGCRTGAYWLSYFPRRYRFHFNMHNLVVYGKNDNDYIISDPVFADPVQCPSEDLQKARFARGPMPPKGRMYYVEHVPEKPDFEKAVRKGIKEVCITMLKAPVPFIGIKGMRYLAKKMEKWPQTLGEQKATLYLGQVVRMQEEIGTGGAGFRFIYGAFLQEAADITGNKKLSNLSLQMTEIGDRWRDFAVIGSRICKQRASETENYPQMADILRDCAQREQNLLKELAETV from the coding sequence ATGGAAATTCCTTTTGAACATCATCAGGCTGCACACTGCGAGACCGGGGTGCTTTCAAACCTGCTTTCACATCACGGTTTAAAGATCAGCGAGGCCATGGTATTTGGTATCGGCTCCGGGCTTTTTTTCGGTTATTTCCCTTTTATAAGGCTCAACAGCCTGCCTTTAAGCGCTTTCCGTATTGCAACAGGCGGAATCATGAAGCGGGTTACAAAGCGCCTTGGAGTCAAGCTGAAATGGGAAAAATTCAGAAACCCTGAAACAGCAATGGCAGCCCTTGACAGGAAGCTGGAAGAACAGGTTCCTGTGGGATGCAGGACAGGGGCATACTGGCTTAGTTATTTTCCACGGCGTTACAGGTTTCATTTTAATATGCACAACCTGGTTGTCTATGGGAAAAATGATAATGATTATATTATCAGTGATCCTGTTTTTGCAGACCCTGTTCAATGCCCTTCTGAAGACCTTCAAAAAGCCAGGTTTGCCAGGGGCCCAATGCCTCCAAAAGGCAGGATGTATTATGTGGAGCATGTGCCTGAAAAGCCGGATTTTGAAAAAGCTGTCAGAAAAGGTATAAAAGAGGTTTGTATAACCATGCTCAAGGCCCCGGTTCCTTTTATCGGTATTAAAGGAATGCGCTATCTTGCAAAAAAAATGGAAAAATGGCCCCAAACCCTGGGAGAACAAAAAGCAACCCTTTATCTTGGACAGGTTGTGAGAATGCAGGAAGAAATCGGTACCGGCGGTGCAGGTTTCAGGTTTATTTATGGAGCTTTTTTACAGGAAGCTGCTGATATAACAGGAAATAAAAAACTGTCAAACCTGTCTTTACAAATGACGGAAATCGGGGACAGGTGGCGGGATTTTGCTGTTATTGGTTCAAGAATCTGTAAACAAAGGGCTTCGGAAACTGAAAATTATCCTCAAATGGCTGATATTTTAAGGGACTGCGCACAAAGAGAACAAAACCTGCTCAAAGAACTGGCAGAAACTGTATAA
- a CDS encoding HAL/PAL/TAL family ammonia-lyase, translating into MKILDHAERGAAHSTASFKDSKDAVIISGRDLTVDDIVQVSRREKKAELTKDENIVSHVHQSRNTVLKSVEAGYPIYGVTTVFGGMAHILLKKEEAEELQNNMPWPHKTGAGKRLSDSSVRASMMLRANSLMRGVSGVRLEIIQRLVDCLNADMIPHVYDLGSIGASGDLVPLAYILGSVIGLGPEFKVNFRGMETDCLSALKSLNLPAVKLEAKESLAVMNGTSVMSGVAANCVYDLRALLALSLGSHALFIQGLRGTSQSFHPFIQQHKPHPGQILCAEQMINLLKGSQLAHNDHNTQHREEKHKLVQDRYSMRCIPQFLGPVIDGLAVITKQVEVEINSATDNPLIDPETDEYYYCGNFLGQYIAVGMDQLRYYISLLAKHLDVQIAMLVAPEFNNGLAPSLVGNESRRVNIGLKGLQISGNSIMPQLSFFGNSLADRFPTHAEQFNQNINSQGFGSANLARQSVDMFQQYMAICLMFGVQSVDLRTKIMLGHYDARKALSSATLPLYESILDVLDIKPSETKPYVFNDNEQALDLHIMKIAADIASGTRILNSVKQTMDSLKNHNPIGI; encoded by the coding sequence ATGAAAATTTTAGATCATGCAGAAAGAGGAGCAGCCCACAGCACAGCCTCGTTTAAAGATTCAAAGGATGCGGTTATAATCAGCGGCAGGGACCTGACAGTAGATGACATAGTCCAGGTTTCCCGAAGGGAAAAAAAAGCTGAACTGACAAAAGATGAAAATATTGTCTCACATGTGCATCAGTCCAGGAATACGGTTTTAAAATCTGTTGAAGCAGGTTATCCCATCTATGGGGTTACAACAGTATTTGGAGGCATGGCTCATATTTTACTTAAAAAAGAAGAGGCTGAAGAACTGCAGAATAATATGCCCTGGCCCCATAAAACCGGTGCTGGAAAAAGGCTTTCAGATTCTTCTGTCCGGGCAAGTATGATGCTCAGGGCAAATTCTTTGATGCGCGGGGTTTCAGGGGTTCGTCTTGAGATTATCCAGAGGCTTGTTGACTGTCTTAATGCTGACATGATTCCCCATGTATATGATCTGGGTTCAATAGGGGCAAGCGGGGATCTTGTTCCCCTTGCCTATATTTTAGGCTCTGTTATTGGCCTTGGCCCTGAATTTAAGGTAAATTTCAGGGGAATGGAAACAGACTGTCTTTCTGCCCTTAAATCCCTTAATCTTCCAGCAGTGAAACTTGAGGCAAAGGAATCACTTGCAGTTATGAACGGCACTTCTGTAATGTCAGGTGTTGCAGCAAACTGTGTTTATGATTTGCGGGCGCTTCTTGCCCTGTCATTAGGTTCCCATGCTCTTTTTATCCAGGGACTGAGGGGTACAAGCCAGTCTTTTCATCCTTTTATCCAGCAGCATAAACCCCATCCCGGACAGATTCTTTGTGCTGAACAGATGATAAACCTGTTAAAAGGCTCACAACTGGCTCATAACGATCATAATACCCAGCACAGGGAAGAAAAGCATAAACTGGTTCAGGACCGATATTCCATGCGCTGTATTCCCCAGTTTTTAGGCCCTGTTATTGACGGTCTTGCTGTTATAACAAAACAGGTTGAGGTGGAAATAAACTCAGCCACAGACAACCCTCTTATTGATCCTGAAACTGATGAATATTATTACTGCGGCAATTTCCTGGGACAGTATATTGCAGTGGGAATGGATCAATTAAGGTATTACATAAGCCTGCTTGCAAAGCATCTGGATGTGCAGATAGCCATGCTTGTAGCCCCTGAATTTAACAACGGCCTGGCTCCTTCCCTGGTGGGCAATGAAAGCAGGAGGGTGAACATAGGTCTCAAAGGACTGCAGATTTCAGGCAATTCCATCATGCCCCAGCTTTCCTTTTTCGGAAATTCCCTTGCAGACAGGTTTCCCACACATGCAGAACAATTCAACCAGAACATAAACAGCCAGGGTTTTGGCTCTGCAAACCTGGCAAGACAGTCTGTTGACATGTTTCAGCAGTATATGGCAATCTGCCTTATGTTCGGTGTCCAGTCTGTTGATTTGAGAACAAAGATCATGCTGGGGCATTATGACGCAAGAAAAGCCCTGTCTTCGGCAACCCTTCCCCTTTATGAAAGCATTCTGGATGTCCTGGATATAAAACCTTCTGAAACAAAGCCCTATGTATTTAATGATAATGAACAGGCTCTTGATTTGCATATAATGAAGATTGCCGCAGACATAGCCTCAGGAACCAGGATATTAAATTCTGTTAAACAGACAATGGACAGCCTGAAAAACCATAATCCCATTGGAATTTAA